One part of the Algibacter sp. L1A34 genome encodes these proteins:
- a CDS encoding polysaccharide lyase family 7 protein has protein sequence MNNIRKELLVLLLSIFLSGNVACQAQKSNVSDSGIKVENKKKKKKRKKVKLSNIDLSHWSVTTPELNKKGGAMNIEPPEILNYATDERLIPYMYNDSTSGALVFYSFPSNATTANTKYTRSELREQMVPGDNNTNWTFADGANMKGKLAMGETTKDSEGKYHRTIIMQIHGRLTNEQRDLIGEKDNNAPPILKIYWDKGKIRVKTKVLKDLSATGEALLHEDAWDDDDGFNFEQEVGFRKFTLEVKVSEGKMVIVLNNNEYKVYEGIHMRKWGVFENYFKAGNYFQSRDEGSYSKIKYYELEVTH, from the coding sequence ATGAATAACATCCGAAAAGAACTATTAGTACTTTTATTATCGATATTTCTATCTGGAAACGTTGCTTGTCAAGCACAGAAAAGCAACGTTTCAGATTCGGGTATTAAAGTTGAAAATAAAAAGAAGAAGAAAAAACGAAAAAAGGTTAAGCTTTCAAACATTGATTTAAGCCATTGGAGTGTTACAACACCTGAGCTAAACAAAAAAGGAGGAGCGATGAATATTGAGCCACCTGAAATTTTGAATTACGCTACAGACGAAAGGTTAATACCTTATATGTATAATGATTCTACTAGTGGAGCATTAGTTTTTTATTCTTTTCCGAGTAATGCCACAACGGCAAATACAAAGTACACGAGATCTGAATTAAGAGAGCAAATGGTTCCTGGTGATAATAACACGAACTGGACCTTTGCAGACGGTGCTAACATGAAAGGGAAACTAGCCATGGGAGAAACTACAAAAGATTCGGAAGGCAAGTATCATAGAACTATTATCATGCAAATCCACGGGCGTTTAACAAATGAACAAAGGGATTTAATTGGTGAAAAAGACAATAATGCGCCTCCAATATTAAAAATATATTGGGATAAAGGTAAAATTAGAGTGAAAACCAAAGTACTTAAAGATTTAAGTGCAACTGGTGAGGCTTTATTGCATGAAGATGCTTGGGATGATGATGATGGATTTAATTTTGAACAAGAAGTTGGTTTTAGAAAGTTTACGTTAGAAGTTAAAGTATCCGAAGGTAAAATGGTCATTGTTTTAAATAATAACGAGTACAAGGTTTACGAAGGCATTCATATGAGAAAATGGGGCGTTTTCGAAAACTATTTTAAGGCAGGGAATTATTTTCAATCAAGAGATGAAGGCTCATATTCTAAAATCAAGTATTACGAATTAGAGGTAACACATTAA
- a CDS encoding HAD family hydrolase, whose translation MNLSEVKLVVTDMDGTLLNNNSEVSDRFFKQFEELKKRNIHFVAASGRQYQSIVHKLETIKNEISIIAENGGLMQYKNEINILLKLSSEDVFKSIEILREIPGSFIVLCGRKAAYIETTDSEFISKFSEYYTSYEIVDDLTKVTDDDFMKIAVYHFESSEDCILPNISGITADYQVTVSGQNWLDISHKDANKGYALKMLQKDMGINKNETMVFGDYNNDLQMLELAYFSYAMENAHPNVKKIANFETKSNTNQGVESILEELINSKSI comes from the coding sequence ATGAATTTATCTGAAGTAAAACTAGTTGTCACCGATATGGATGGCACCTTATTAAATAATAACAGCGAAGTGAGCGATCGTTTTTTTAAACAGTTTGAAGAATTAAAAAAGCGAAATATACACTTTGTTGCAGCAAGTGGCAGACAGTATCAAAGTATTGTTCATAAACTAGAAACCATAAAAAATGAGATTTCAATAATTGCAGAAAACGGTGGATTGATGCAGTACAAAAATGAAATTAACATTTTACTAAAATTATCTTCGGAAGATGTTTTTAAATCTATTGAAATACTTCGTGAAATACCAGGTTCTTTTATTGTTTTATGCGGAAGAAAAGCTGCTTATATTGAAACAACAGATTCTGAGTTTATCTCAAAATTCAGTGAGTATTATACATCTTATGAAATAGTTGACGACCTAACTAAAGTAACCGATGACGATTTTATGAAAATAGCCGTTTATCACTTTGAATCTTCCGAAGATTGCATTTTACCAAATATTTCAGGAATTACAGCAGACTATCAAGTAACGGTTTCGGGGCAAAACTGGTTAGATATTTCGCATAAAGATGCCAACAAAGGCTATGCCTTAAAAATGCTCCAAAAGGATATGGGAATCAACAAAAATGAAACTATGGTTTTTGGTGATTATAACAACGATTTACAAATGCTTGAATTAGCATATTTTAGTTACGCCATGGAAAACGCACACCCTAACGTGAAGAAAATTGCAAATTTCGAAACCAAAAGCAATACCAATCAAGGTGTAGAATCTATTTTAGAAGAATTAATAAACAGTAAATCTATCTAA
- a CDS encoding PKD domain-containing protein, which produces MNYKIFKKINRSVFVLFSMLLGLVSCYDSGYDEFIPPTGNVNNIQPNTLFTTSTSADDTMSFVFRSYSTDAASYLWDFGDGNTSTEANPDYTYTEGGEYTVTLTTKSSDGLVAEDSSNVAPIFVDFTPTMVDSEVAFENLTSGAKALVWDFGDGETLVWNSEEGDTEEDPSFNPVHIYKTADTFEATLTATTFLNVQVSVSKNIEGLVLSTIPDFTFAVSGFSVQFTDASILAVSHSWDFGDGTTSTEVNPTHIYAGEGSYEVTLTTTNDAGVSKTITQGVPVGGVQATFAAKILNGSIDEFTGNKDDNNDAWELDPPNTLKDGSDSPYSWANAGLKSLGKKAGGITSTKNSGTYALKFDSSDRRAYQPFAVEVGVEYTISMFVRTKGTENFTVYILNNEVQDETDLTGNSDAVYIVSDDEDSYKEYTFTFTASSTTAVFYGVPDDNSSANNQFLDDVSIQTPGFDQDGNATGVNATFAAEILNGSIDEFTGNKDDNNDAWELDPPNVLKDGITDSPYTWANAGLKALGKKAGGITSTKNSGTYALKFDSDDRRAYQPFAVEIGVEYTISMFVRTKGTENFTVYILNNEVQDETDLAGNSDAVYVVSDEEDSYKEYTFTFTASSTTAVFYAVPDAGSSTNNQFLDDVSIQTPGF; this is translated from the coding sequence ATGAATTATAAAATATTTAAAAAAATTAATAGAAGTGTTTTTGTATTATTTTCTATGCTTTTGGGGCTTGTATCATGCTATGATAGTGGTTATGACGAGTTTATACCACCAACGGGAAATGTAAATAATATTCAACCAAATACTTTGTTTACAACAAGTACAAGTGCAGATGATACTATGTCATTTGTGTTTAGAAGTTATTCAACGGACGCAGCTTCTTATTTATGGGATTTTGGAGATGGTAATACATCAACTGAAGCAAATCCTGATTACACTTATACTGAAGGTGGTGAATATACAGTAACATTAACTACAAAAAGTTCTGATGGTTTAGTTGCTGAAGATTCATCAAATGTAGCACCTATTTTTGTTGATTTCACGCCTACTATGGTAGATTCAGAAGTTGCTTTCGAAAATTTAACCTCTGGTGCTAAAGCATTAGTTTGGGATTTTGGCGATGGAGAGACTTTAGTGTGGAATTCTGAAGAAGGTGATACCGAAGAAGATCCTAGTTTTAATCCTGTACATATATATAAAACCGCTGATACTTTTGAAGCAACCCTTACGGCAACTACTTTTTTGAACGTTCAAGTTTCTGTATCTAAAAATATAGAAGGATTAGTCTTATCAACAATTCCTGATTTTACTTTTGCTGTTTCAGGTTTTAGCGTACAATTTACAGATGCATCAATATTAGCAGTTTCTCATAGTTGGGATTTTGGTGATGGAACTACGTCAACAGAGGTTAATCCAACACATATTTATGCTGGTGAAGGTAGTTATGAAGTGACATTAACTACAACAAATGATGCCGGTGTATCTAAAACTATTACACAGGGTGTTCCTGTAGGAGGTGTTCAAGCAACTTTTGCTGCAAAAATTTTGAATGGCTCAATTGATGAGTTTACAGGAAATAAAGATGATAATAATGATGCATGGGAACTAGATCCTCCAAATACATTAAAAGATGGTTCTGATAGTCCTTATTCATGGGCTAATGCTGGTCTTAAGTCTTTAGGAAAGAAAGCAGGAGGCATTACTTCAACTAAGAATTCCGGCACGTATGCTTTAAAATTTGATAGTAGTGATCGTAGAGCGTATCAGCCTTTTGCTGTGGAAGTTGGCGTTGAATATACTATTTCAATGTTTGTTAGAACTAAAGGAACAGAAAATTTTACCGTGTATATCTTAAATAATGAAGTTCAGGATGAGACTGATTTAACAGGAAATAGTGATGCTGTTTATATTGTTTCAGATGATGAGGATTCATATAAGGAATATACGTTTACTTTTACTGCGAGTTCAACAACTGCTGTGTTTTATGGGGTTCCTGATGATAATTCTTCAGCAAATAATCAGTTTTTAGACGATGTATCAATTCAAACACCTGGGTTCGATCAAGACGGGAACGCAACTGGAGTTAATGCAACTTTTGCTGCAGAGATTCTTAATGGTTCAATTGATGAGTTTACAGGGAATAAAGATGATAATAATGATGCTTGGGAGTTAGATCCTCCTAATGTATTAAAAGACGGAATAACAGATAGTCCATATACATGGGCTAACGCAGGTCTTAAGGCCTTAGGAAAGAAAGCAGGGGGGATTACTTCAACTAAGAATTCCGGTACTTATGCTTTAAAATTTGATAGTGATGATCGTAGAGCTTATCAGCCTTTTGCTGTTGAAATTGGTGTAGAATATACTATTTCAATGTTTGTTAGAACTAAAGGAACGGAAAATTTTACCGTGTACATATTAAATAATGAAGTTCAGGATGAGACTGATTTAGCAGGAAATAGTGATGCCGTTTATGTTGTTTCAGATGAAGAGGATTCATACAAGGAATATACTTTTACGTTTACTGCTAGTTCAACAACAGCTGTGTTTTATGCGGTTCCGGATGCTGGTTCTTCAACGAATAATCAGTTTTTAGATGATGTTTCAATTCAAACTCCAGGGTTTTAA
- a CDS encoding MFS transporter, with amino-acid sequence MKVKGLRWFIIGLIFLASVINYIDRSALAVMWGNENLEGSISHSLGLTKEHYSYILNIFMVAYALGQLFSGKLFDKVGTRVGYVISIGVWGISSFLHSTVRGFIGLAFFRSTLGLSEAGNWPGGVKSNAEWFPIKERAIAQGLFNAGASIGSVIAPPFIAMLFVAYGWRTTFMVVGSFGILWIIPWLLINKAGPKKHPWITPEEQEHILDGQSQADRDAAEDSKGLSLREILSHREAWAIVVGRFFLEPIWWLFVGWMPIYLFDVYGFNVKEVGMFAWVPYVGAAIGSIIGGYVSGQIISRTNSIDKGRKYTILIGGIIMFSGLVATVLFGNTPERFVGIVFVVLFGFQFAIGNVQTLPSDLFSGKNVGSLAGLGGMVGVFSVIIMNFVVPIVAKVSYTPVFIAIALFVPLGIGAIYYFAKDIKSVE; translated from the coding sequence ATGAAAGTAAAAGGATTAAGGTGGTTTATTATTGGGCTCATATTTTTAGCTTCTGTAATTAATTACATAGACAGAAGTGCATTAGCAGTAATGTGGGGGAATGAAAACCTAGAAGGCTCAATATCTCACTCTTTAGGTTTAACTAAAGAGCATTATAGTTATATTCTTAACATTTTTATGGTAGCCTATGCCTTGGGACAGTTGTTTTCGGGTAAGTTATTTGATAAAGTAGGGACACGTGTAGGTTATGTTATTAGTATTGGTGTTTGGGGAATATCTTCTTTTTTACACTCTACAGTAAGAGGATTTATTGGACTAGCATTTTTTAGAAGTACATTGGGTTTATCTGAGGCAGGAAACTGGCCAGGTGGAGTTAAAAGTAATGCGGAATGGTTTCCTATTAAAGAACGTGCAATTGCACAAGGTTTATTTAATGCAGGTGCTTCTATAGGTTCTGTAATTGCGCCACCATTTATAGCAATGCTTTTTGTTGCTTATGGTTGGAGAACTACATTTATGGTTGTAGGTTCTTTTGGTATACTTTGGATTATTCCATGGTTACTTATTAATAAAGCCGGACCAAAAAAACACCCTTGGATTACTCCTGAAGAGCAAGAACATATTCTAGATGGTCAAAGTCAAGCGGATCGAGATGCTGCGGAAGACAGTAAAGGATTAAGTTTAAGAGAAATTTTATCGCATAGAGAAGCATGGGCTATTGTTGTTGGTCGTTTCTTTTTAGAACCAATTTGGTGGTTATTTGTAGGTTGGATGCCTATTTATCTATTTGATGTTTATGGATTTAACGTAAAAGAAGTAGGTATGTTTGCTTGGGTACCTTATGTTGGTGCTGCCATTGGTAGTATTATTGGAGGCTATGTTTCAGGGCAAATTATTTCTAGAACAAATTCCATTGACAAAGGTAGAAAGTATACCATTTTAATTGGTGGAATTATAATGTTTTCAGGTCTTGTAGCTACTGTATTATTTGGTAATACACCAGAACGTTTTGTTGGTATTGTATTCGTAGTATTATTTGGTTTCCAATTTGCTATTGGTAACGTACAAACCTTACCAAGTGATTTATTTAGCGGTAAAAATGTTGGGTCGTTAGCCGGTTTAGGTGGAATGGTTGGTGTGTTTTCGGTAATCATTATGAATTTTGTTGTACCTATTGTTGCTAAAGTATCTTATACACCTGTATTTATTGCTATTGCATTATTTGTACCACTTGGTATTGGAGCGATTTATTATTTCGCTAAAGATATTAAATCAGTAGAGTAA
- a CDS encoding sugar kinase, with translation MGKVVTFGEIMLRLAPQGFLRFSQANNFDAIYGGGESNVAVSLANYGVDVDFVTRLPKNDIGECAMMEMRKRGVGVDKIVYGGDRLGIYFLETGAVSRGSKVVYDRAHSAIAEIESGMIDWDAVFEGCEWFHWTGITPAISQGSADVCLEAVKAASAKGITISTDLNYRAKLWNYCDDAHREAVMTELTSYCDIVLGNEEDAEMHFGIKPAGAAVQTAGHDVKAEAFLSVCQQMTEKFPRAKKVITTLRGSISASHNTWAGVLYDGKQMLQTRQYQITDIVDRVGGGDSFMGGLIYGLLKYPEDDQNALDFAVAASCLKHTIKGDANLVTVAEVEKLMGGDASGRVAR, from the coding sequence ATGGGTAAAGTAGTAACATTCGGAGAAATCATGTTAAGATTAGCTCCTCAAGGATTTTTAAGGTTTTCACAAGCAAATAATTTTGACGCTATTTATGGTGGAGGAGAATCTAATGTAGCAGTTTCTTTAGCAAACTACGGTGTAGATGTTGATTTTGTAACACGTTTACCAAAAAATGATATTGGTGAGTGCGCTATGATGGAAATGCGTAAAAGAGGTGTTGGTGTTGATAAAATTGTTTACGGTGGAGATCGTTTAGGGATTTATTTCTTAGAAACGGGTGCTGTATCAAGAGGGTCTAAAGTAGTTTATGATCGTGCGCATTCTGCAATTGCTGAAATTGAATCAGGAATGATTGATTGGGATGCCGTTTTTGAAGGATGTGAATGGTTTCACTGGACAGGTATTACTCCTGCTATTTCTCAAGGTTCTGCAGATGTTTGTTTAGAAGCGGTTAAAGCTGCAAGTGCAAAAGGAATTACAATTTCTACAGATTTAAATTACCGTGCTAAATTATGGAATTACTGTGATGATGCTCATAGAGAGGCTGTAATGACTGAATTAACTTCTTATTGTGATATTGTTCTTGGTAATGAAGAAGATGCAGAAATGCACTTTGGTATTAAGCCAGCAGGAGCAGCAGTTCAAACAGCTGGACATGATGTAAAAGCAGAAGCTTTCTTATCTGTTTGTCAACAAATGACAGAAAAATTCCCAAGAGCTAAAAAGGTAATTACTACTTTAAGAGGTTCTATTTCTGCATCTCATAATACTTGGGCTGGTGTTTTATATGACGGTAAGCAAATGTTACAAACACGTCAATACCAAATTACTGATATCGTAGATAGAGTAGGTGGTGGAGATTCATTTATGGGAGGATTAATCTACGGATTATTGAAATACCCAGAAGATGACCAAAATGCATTAGATTTTGCAGTAGCAGCTTCTTGTTTAAAACACACAATTAAAGGTGATGCGAATTTAGTAACTGTTGCCGAAGTTGAAAAACTTATGGGTGGAGATGCTTCAGGACGTGTAGCAAGATAA
- a CDS encoding bifunctional 4-hydroxy-2-oxoglutarate aldolase/2-dehydro-3-deoxy-phosphogluconate aldolase has translation MAQFSRLEVAQVMKETGMIPLFFHNDIELSKKVLKACYDGGARLMEFTARGDFAHEVFGELTKYAIAELPGMIMGVGSVTDAGAASLYMALGANFIVTPVLREDIAIACNRKKVLWSPGCGTLTEITRAEELGCEIVKLFPGDIYGPQFVKGVKGPQPWTSLMPTGGVSPTEENLKGWFDAGVTCVGMGSKLISKEIIANQDYAKLEKDVRAALAIVKAVRK, from the coding sequence ATGGCACAATTTTCAAGATTAGAAGTAGCTCAAGTAATGAAAGAAACAGGAATGATTCCTTTGTTTTTTCATAACGATATAGAGTTAAGTAAAAAAGTATTAAAAGCATGTTACGATGGTGGAGCTCGTTTAATGGAGTTTACAGCACGTGGAGATTTTGCTCACGAAGTTTTTGGTGAGTTAACAAAATATGCTATTGCTGAATTACCAGGTATGATAATGGGTGTAGGTTCTGTAACAGATGCAGGAGCGGCTTCATTGTATATGGCTTTAGGTGCAAACTTTATTGTAACTCCTGTATTAAGAGAAGATATTGCAATTGCATGTAACCGTAAAAAAGTATTATGGTCTCCTGGTTGTGGTACATTAACAGAAATAACTAGAGCAGAGGAATTAGGATGTGAAATTGTAAAATTATTCCCTGGTGATATTTATGGACCTCAATTTGTAAAAGGAGTTAAAGGACCTCAACCTTGGACAAGTTTAATGCCTACAGGTGGAGTTTCTCCAACTGAAGAAAACTTAAAAGGATGGTTTGATGCAGGAGTAACTTGTGTTGGAATGGGATCTAAATTAATTTCTAAAGAGATTATTGCTAATCAAGATTATGCTAAATTAGAAAAAGATGTGAGAGCAGCTTTAGCTATTGTAAAAGCGGTTAGAAAATAA
- a CDS encoding LacI family DNA-binding transcriptional regulator: MVKKKTTIKDIANVLNISAAAVSKALHDDSRISEKTKKAVRQVAKNLNYQPNHLASALRKGKSNLVGVIVPRTNSNFFSSVIQNMEEVLNKAGYNIIITQSNESYKKECANIDTLLFTQVDGIIASMANETVDLSYYEKVKSKGIPLILFDRGENDLNVDYIGINDYESSHIIVDHLVKQGCKRIAHIGGFKRTRIFNNRIRGYVDALMKHDLPLDNELLIESSLTTEDGREKMTQLLALKNRPDAVYVAGDYAALGAFQILNEQQIKMPEEIALVGFGNEPFTAIVSPAITSLEQHSTEIGQLAAKTFLKHVEHKTFTQTLNKIILNAELVIRDSSEKQ, encoded by the coding sequence ATTGTGAAAAAAAAAACGACCATAAAAGATATTGCAAACGTTTTAAATATTTCAGCTGCAGCGGTTTCTAAAGCACTTCACGACGACTCTAGAATTAGTGAAAAGACAAAAAAAGCTGTAAGGCAAGTCGCAAAAAACCTAAACTACCAACCCAATCATTTAGCAAGTGCTTTACGAAAAGGTAAAAGTAATTTGGTTGGAGTTATTGTGCCAAGAACCAATAGTAACTTTTTTTCTTCAGTAATCCAGAATATGGAAGAAGTTTTAAATAAGGCTGGTTATAATATTATTATTACCCAATCGAACGAATCGTACAAAAAAGAATGTGCCAATATTGACACCTTATTATTTACACAAGTCGATGGTATTATTGCCTCTATGGCAAATGAAACCGTAGATCTAAGTTATTATGAAAAAGTGAAATCGAAAGGAATTCCTTTAATCTTATTTGATCGTGGTGAAAACGATTTAAATGTAGATTATATAGGAATTAACGATTATGAAAGTAGCCATATCATTGTGGACCACTTGGTAAAACAAGGTTGTAAACGTATTGCTCATATTGGTGGTTTTAAACGCACTCGAATTTTTAACAATAGAATTCGCGGTTATGTTGACGCCTTAATGAAACACGATTTACCTCTAGACAATGAACTTTTAATTGAAAGTAGCTTAACAACCGAAGATGGTCGAGAAAAAATGACACAATTATTGGCGTTAAAAAACAGACCAGACGCTGTATATGTTGCTGGCGATTATGCGGCCTTAGGAGCCTTCCAGATTTTAAATGAACAACAAATTAAAATGCCCGAAGAAATTGCTTTGGTTGGTTTTGGAAACGAACCATTTACAGCTATAGTTTCTCCTGCCATTACAAGTTTGGAACAACATAGTACTGAAATTGGACAACTAGCAGCAAAGACTTTTTTAAAGCATGTTGAGCATAAAACATTTACTCAAACATTAAATAAAATTATTTTAAACGCTGAATTGGTAATTAGAGATTCTTCTGAAAAGCAATAA
- a CDS encoding SDR family NAD(P)-dependent oxidoreductase has protein sequence MSNSNVKVAVITGATGGIGFEVAKRLGKDGFTVILNGIEDEIGAQRVKELTAEGITAEYFGFDMTKDEAVTENITKIGEKYGKIDVLVNNTGGIGVRARFEEMTTEQYRFVMALNLDSVFFASRAAIPFLKKSENPSIINYTSNAAWNGAGPGAGIYSVSKGGVQSITRALAKDLAEYGIRVNAVSPGTIDTPFHAQIKASKPEVFASWANSVLLGRLGQPEEVAGVVSFLASKDASFITAETIQIGGGQALGI, from the coding sequence ATGAGTAATTCAAATGTAAAAGTAGCTGTAATAACAGGAGCTACAGGTGGTATTGGTTTCGAAGTAGCAAAAAGATTAGGTAAAGACGGATTTACTGTAATATTAAACGGTATTGAAGATGAAATAGGTGCACAACGTGTAAAAGAACTTACGGCTGAAGGAATTACTGCTGAATATTTCGGATTTGATATGACAAAAGACGAAGCAGTAACTGAAAACATTACTAAAATTGGTGAAAAATACGGGAAAATTGATGTTCTTGTAAACAACACTGGTGGTATTGGTGTTAGAGCTAGATTTGAAGAAATGACAACTGAGCAATACAGATTTGTTATGGCTTTAAACTTAGATTCAGTATTTTTTGCATCAAGAGCAGCGATTCCTTTCCTTAAGAAAAGTGAAAACCCTAGTATAATTAACTATACTTCTAATGCAGCATGGAATGGTGCAGGACCTGGAGCTGGAATCTATTCAGTATCTAAAGGTGGAGTACAATCTATCACTAGAGCTTTAGCTAAAGATTTAGCTGAATACGGAATTAGAGTAAATGCAGTATCTCCTGGTACTATCGATACGCCTTTCCACGCACAAATTAAAGCGTCTAAACCAGAAGTTTTTGCTTCTTGGGCAAATAGTGTTTTATTAGGTAGATTAGGTCAGCCAGAAGAAGTTGCTGGTGTTGTTTCTTTCTTAGCTAGTAAAGATGCTTCTTTCATTACAGCTGAAACTATCCAAATTGGTGGTGGACAAGCTTTAGGTATCTAA
- a CDS encoding FadR/GntR family transcriptional regulator codes for MKLEALTISDNQIIQNDIIGKIRELINYKNLEPGDKLPAERTLSEKFKVTRSNVRDAIQRLEFYGLLKSIPQSGTFVANIGVIAMNGMIDDILGLKDPDFKSLVETRILLELKTVRLASLRRTDEDLKNIKAALDAYKEKALSGEDAVQEDLLFHLAIAKASGNSSINTFMLTITPQIIIDFGKYHVCDINQAVVGIDEHTNIYEAIKKQDPVLAKQKMKDHFNILYQYCYKI; via the coding sequence ATGAAGTTAGAAGCACTTACAATAAGCGATAATCAGATAATACAAAACGATATAATTGGTAAAATTAGAGAGCTTATTAATTATAAAAACTTAGAACCTGGGGATAAGTTACCAGCTGAGAGAACGTTATCCGAAAAGTTTAAAGTAACGCGTTCTAATGTCCGTGATGCTATTCAAAGATTAGAGTTTTATGGTTTACTAAAATCTATTCCACAAAGTGGAACGTTTGTAGCAAATATTGGTGTTATTGCCATGAATGGGATGATAGATGATATTTTAGGGCTTAAGGATCCTGATTTTAAATCTTTAGTAGAAACTCGAATTTTGCTAGAATTAAAAACGGTTAGATTGGCTTCTTTGCGACGAACTGATGAAGATTTAAAAAATATAAAAGCAGCTTTAGATGCTTATAAAGAAAAGGCCTTATCAGGAGAAGATGCTGTTCAGGAAGACTTACTTTTTCATTTAGCTATAGCAAAGGCGAGTGGAAATAGTAGTATTAATACATTTATGCTAACTATTACACCGCAAATAATTATTGATTTTGGAAAGTATCATGTTTGTGACATTAACCAAGCTGTAGTTGGAATAGATGAGCATACTAATATTTATGAAGCCATAAAAAAACAAGACCCAGTATTGGCAAAACAGAAGATGAAAGATCATTTTAATATTCTGTATCAGTATTGTTATAAAATTTAA